The DNA sequence TGCCCATGCCCTGGTCCCCCACCAGAACCCCTGGGTGCCTCCCCCAATGCCTGGATGTCCCCCCCCCAGGTTCAAGGAGGTCTCTGCCCGCAGCAAGGAGGAGCTGGTGGCGCAGGGCTTCACCGAGTTCACCATCGAAGACTTCCACAACACGGTGGGGCGCGGGTGACCTGGGGGAGGGACGGGGTCCCCGTGACCCCACGTGTAGCCCCGCGACGGCGCGTGTCGCCCCGCTGACACCCGTGTTCCCGGCAGTTCATGGAGCTGATCGAGCGGGTGGAGCGCCGCGTGCCGCTGCCGGAGCTGCTGGCGGCCTTCAACGAGCCCAGCACCTCCGACTACCTGGTGGTGTACCTGCGCCTGCTGACCTCCGGCTGCCTCCAGCGCCACCGCCGCTTCTTCGAGCAGTTCCTGGAGGGCGGCCGCAGCATCAAGGAGTTCTGCCAGCAGGTCAGGCCTCGCGCACGCCTTTCACGGCCCCGCAGGCGGCGCGCGCCGCCTCCCGGCACCCCACGCAGCTTCACGCGGCCCTTGCAGGGCCCCAGTGGCCTCCGCAGGGTGCCTTTGAGTCTCGGGCCGCCCTCGCACGGGTCTCGCGTCGCACCCCAGGGCCCCGGCGTGGCTCTGCGTGGCCTCTGTCAGCCCCCACGCGtgtgtcgtgtccccccccccccgcagctTTGCGTGGCATTGCCCGCCCTCGCACAGCCTCCGCCTGCCCCCCTTCCCGTGCCCCTCacgcagcccccggcccccctttctCCCCCGCCAGGAGGTGGAACCCATGTGCAAGGAGAGCGACCACATCCACATCATCGCCCTCGCACGAGCCTTGCATGTCTCGATCCTGGTGGAATACATGGACAGGGGGGAGGGCGGCGCAACCAACCCCCACGTCTTCCCCGAGGGCTCCCAGCCCCGCGTCTGCCTCCTCTACCGCCCCGGCCACTACGACATCCTCTACAAGTGAGCCCCCGCCTCGCACGAGGCCTCGCACGAGGCCACCGGTGCCTCGCACAGGCCCGTGGCTTCCCAGGGTCGGGCCAGGGCTTCGCACGGGGCCCGCGGGTGCCTCGAGTGGCCTCGTGTGGCCTCGCATGGCCCCACGCGGGCCCTCGTGCGGCCCCGCACAAGTCCCCTCCTCCGCCCACCCCCCCCAATAAAGATGTGGCCCCCCACTCCCCGTGCACGTTtatttgggggggtgggggggaagggtcATGCTGGGGGTACCCAGGCATTTGGGGCAAggatggggtgggtgggggatgAGGCTGGGGGCACGTGGGGGGCACttgaggggctgggagggggcactgGGGATCCTCTTGGTGGGGTTGGGGGTCAGGGGGTAGCGGTGGGGGGAGCAGTTGGGGGTGCAGGGTGGCACAAGACGCCTTTGGGGGCACTTGGGACCCCCTTAAGGGTaattggggggcggggggaagcgGTTGGGGGTCTGGGGTGGCTGCTGGGACCCACTTGGGGGACAATGGATGCtccggggtggggggtcccacccccactcccccccccccaggccgTCAGGAGCCTCATCTTGCCCCAGGACGCTGCGGAGCACCACCCCGTCCTCCTGCTGTGCAACACCTCCTGgggcacccccaccccccagggcccccagctgcccctggggaccccacgctgccccaggggcaaattcccctgccaccccccaccccccccccacttgCCAAAGGCTCTCAGGGAGAGCCACGGCAGGGGGACCCTTGTGCGAGGGGCCCTCGTGCAAGGGGTGTGCTGCGATGGGTGCCCCCCCATCCTCGTGCAAGCCTGGCCTCCCCGTGCACAGCACGtgggggggcaccggggggggCCACGAGTCCCCAGCCCCTGTGTGCGCCCCCGCGGCATCTGGCACAAGCCCTCGTGCAAGTGCTTACACAAGGCCCCGTGTAAGGCACCCCCCCGCaccgggggccgggggggggggggggggaagggggcttTTAGCCCCCGCATCCCTCCGGAGGTACGCCCCGgactccccccccacccccgccctcCCGGGTCCatccttccccccccgccccccggatTGCTCCCCCGCGTCCACCCTGCGGACTCCCCCCGCCCTCCCGGGGTCGGTCccacccccgccgccccccccacgccccccccgccgcgcTCCCGGTCCCCCCGCACCGGGAGGCggcgctccccccccccccctccccccccccgccccgccgccttcccacgcccgcagccgccgccgccagcaccGGGCCCGACCGCGCCGGCCGGTACCGACCCCGGTAAGGGCCCCCCCCGTCCTCCCTcgacccacccccacccccaggaccccccagagcctccccccatcccccccgcTTCatccccgctccccgccccgcaACCGGTGATGCTCCAGCCCGCGGGAGGGACCCGGGCGGCAGGGACCCGGGCCCATCCTCCCCCGCTACCACCGGAGCGACCCCCCCCCATCCGCAAGACCTCCCCAAATCCCCCTGATACCCGCCCGGAGCCCCCCGaaaccgcccccccccccccgccccggtacCCAAGGATGCTCCGGCCGGGGGGAGGGGCCCAggcggccggcgggggcggggggagggaaaggaccCAGGCGGCCGGGGGTCTGTCCCCCCGCCATGAGACTCCTCAATGCCCCCCCGgagccccccaaaccccccccggTACCCCGAGATGCTCCAGCCGGGGGGAGGGACCCATGCTCCAGCCGGGGGGAGGGACCAGGCGTCCGGGAcggagaggggagggggcccagcATTTGAGGTGCTGACCCCCTTCCCCGCGAGGCCGCCCCGACTCCCCCAACCCCCCCGAACCCccaacccccctccccacccccccctcccccccaaccccccccaacCCGTCcgaacccccaccccccccaacctCCCgaaccccctccccacccccccgaaCCCCAATGCCCCCCCCGCTACCCAAGGATGCCCCAGCTGGGGGGAGGGCCCCGGCGTCCTGGGAAGCGACCCCCTGCCCACATGACCCCCACTTGGGTCCCCCAAAACCTTCCTGACCCCTCCCGGAGCGCCCCCAAgtcccccggcccccccccaccccagcacccaggggcGCTCCAGCCAGGGGAGGGGCCCAGGCGTCCGGTGCTGATGGGGGAGGGGTggttattgggggggggggggctgggatCGGGGGGGCATCACCCAGATGCCTCGGTCCCCTCCAGGGGGGCGGGTCACGTGACCCCTCGTGCGCGGCAGGGGCTGACGCAAGGGTGACGccagggcacgagaggccggGGGGGTCCCCAAGGGGCTGCTGCTAATTAGGGGCACTTCGTTAGTGGGGCCGGTAATTAGcacccgggggagggggggcgggggccCGGCGGGCGTCGCACGGGGGCGTCACGCAAGGGGTCGTGTTGTGTCGCGTGAGGGCCCTCCCGCCTCAcgacccctcccccccccaccccaagcgGCCCCcccggtgggggggggggccatGGAGCACCGGAGCCGGTAGCAGCGGCGGCGCACGAGGACCCGTCGCACGAGGACCCGGGACCCCCACCGCCAGGCAGAGCACCAGGTAAGGACCCACCCACCTGCCCCCCGCCC is a window from the Phalacrocorax aristotelis unplaced genomic scaffold, bGulAri2.1 scaffold_36, whole genome shotgun sequence genome containing:
- the OTUB1 gene encoding ubiquitin thioesterase OTUB1, whose product is MAAEEPQQKPEPLGGDADGVNCLAYDEAIMAQQDRIQQEIAVQNPLVSERLELAVLYKEYAEDDHIYQQKIKDLLQKYSYIRKTRPDGNCFYRAFGFAHLEALLEDGQELQRFKEVSARSKEELVAQGFTEFTIEDFHNTFMELIERVERRVPLPELLAAFNEPSTSDYLVVYLRLLTSGCLQRHRRFFEQFLEGGRSIKEFCQQEVEPMCKESDHIHIIALARALHVSILVEYMDRGEGGATNPHVFPEGSQPRVCLLYRPGHYDILYK